The genomic DNA CACAAGAACAACCTGGCATTAAAGAATTGATGATAGTATACGGTGATTATGAAAGTATGATTCAACAAAGTCACGAATATTTAATGGGTATGATGCCGCTGCCTATTATTTCATCTAACAATAATTCATCATATTAAAAGGATTGAATTATTATGCCTACTTGGGGGGAGATATTAACAGAACTACAACAACTTGAAGAACAAGGTGTTCGACCTCCTTTTGATACTGTTAGAAGAAAATATTTGGCTTCTTTGTATGGATATACAAGGCGTAATACCATCATCTATGCGTCTCAATGGACACAACCGGGCAATTTTGATCCCAGTCTAATAAGTATAACAGAGGAGGATATTCAAGGAATAATGGAGGTAATTCATGGGCTTACTGGCCAAAGTTTAGATCTCATCTTACATAGTCCTGGTGGTTCCGCTGAGGCAACAGAAGCAATCGTCTCATACTTAAGGACTAAATTTGACGACATCAGGATTATTATTCCACACGCTGCGATGTCAGCAGCAACAATGCTTGCTTGCAGCGGGAATTCTATTGTTTTAGGAAAGCATTCATTTATCGGTCCAATTGACCCTCAAGTTAGAATTAATACACAGTTTGGCCCTCAAGTAGCCCCAGCACAGGCGATATTAGATCAGTTTGAACTCGCTAAATCAGAATGCCAAGATCCTCAAAAATTAGGTTCATGGTTGCCGATACTAAATCAATATGGACCTGCACTATTGGTGCAATGTCAAAATGCTTTAGCCTTATCTCAGCAATTAGTTTCTGAGTGGCTTGAAGCTTACATGTTTGTGGAAAAGGATAATGCAAATGAAATATCCACAGAAATTGCTGCTACCTTGGCAAATCACCAAAGATTCAAAAGCCATGCTCGACATATAAATCGGCAAATGGCAAAAGAAATCGGTTTGATTATCAGTGATTTGGAAGATGACCAAGAATTTCAAGATCTTGTATTATCCGTGTTTCATTCTACAACTCATACGTTCGGTGGGACATCTGCTGTGAAGATTGTTGAAAACCACCTTGGTAAAGCATTCATTAAACAACAAAGAACTGTTTTAATACAAAAACCTCCTTCGGAAAGCCCTCAACAGTAAAAAGGGTGGAAAAATAAATCACATTTAATGAGTCACAAGTGGGAGTAAAAAAAAAAGTGCAGAACAAAAAGGAGCACAACAATGAAATGTGCGCAATTCTGCGGAAAACTTCGGTTTCCTCACCTCGTCCACTTCGTGAGTTCTGTCATATAACAGGCGCATATCCAACTTCGTACCTTCCTCAACTTCTTTTACACGCAAAAAGTTATACGCCATTCGTCGCATAAGGAGATGTGAAGATGAGAATATTTGATAAGTTGTTCAAACCGAATGTGGATAAGTTAGAGGGAAAAAGAAATGTAAAAGGGCTAATTAAAGCTTTACAATATGAAAAAGATGTGAAAATTCGAGAGGGTGCAGCATGTGCTCTTGGAAGGGTAGGAGATGAAAAAGCAATAGAACCTCTCATTCAGGCTTTGAAGGATGAAGATAACGATGTTCGATTGGAAGCAGCAGAGGCTCTTGGAAAGATTGGAGATGAAAGGGCGGTAGAACTTCTTCTTAACATGGTTTTGAGAGGTGGAGATTGGTACTATCGATTGGCGGCAGCAGAAGCTCTTGGAAAAATAAGATGGAAGCATAGAGATGAAAGGATAGAAGGACCTATTATTAAAGCTTTGGAGGATGCCATAGAAGCTCTTGGAAAGATAGGAGATGAAAGAGCAGTAGAACCACTAATTCAGGCTTTGAAGGATGAAGATTGGGATGTTCGAGAGGGAGCTGCAGAGGCTCTTGGAAAGATTGGAGAATCGGCAGTAGAACCTCTCATTCAGGCTCTGAAAGATGGATACTATTTTACTTATTATTCTGAGGAAGTTGGAACCTGTGAAGTGTATTCTGTTCGAAAGGGAGCTGCAGAAGCTCTTGGAAATATTAGAGATGAAAGGGCGGTAGAACCTCTTATTCAGGCTTTGAAGGATAAAAATAGCCATGTCCAATGGGAAGCAGCAGAGGCTCTTGGAAAGATTGGAGATGAAAGGGCGGTAGAACCGCTCATTCAGGCTTTTAAGGATGTTGATCGGCGTGTTCGAGAGAGAGCAGCAAAGGCTCTTGGAGAAATAAAGGATGAAAGAGCGGTAGAACCGCTCATTCAGGCTTTTAAGGATGTTGATCGGCGTGTTCGAGAGGAAGCAACAAAGGCTCTTGGAGAAATAGGATGGAAGCCTAGAGATGATGCAGAGAAAGTTCGTTACTTAATGGCAAAGAGTGATTGGAATGAATTAGTGAAAGTTGGAAAGCCAGCAGTAGAACCGCTTATTCAGGCTTTGAAGGATGGTGATCGGCTTGTTCGAGAGGAAGCTGCAAAGGCTCTTGGAGAAATAAGAGATGAAAGAGCGGTAGAACCGCTTATTCAGGCTTTGAAGGATGAAAAGTGGTTGGATGTTCGAGAGGAAGCTGCAAAGGCTCTTGGAGAAATAAGAGATGAAAGAGCGGTAGAACCGCTTATTCAGATTTTGAAGGATAAAAATAGCCATGTTCGATGGGGAGCTGCAGAAGCTCTTGGAAAGATTGGAGATGAAAGGGCGGTAGAACCTCTTACACAAGCTTTAGACGATCGGTATGCTCGAGAGGAAGCAGCAAAGGCTCTTGGAGAAATAAGAGATGAAAGAGCGGTAGAACCGCTTATTCAGGCTTTGAAGGATTGGTTTGCTAAAAGGGAAGCTGCAAAGGCTCTTGGAGAAATAAGAGATGAAAGAGCGGTAGAACCGCTCATTCAGGCTTTTAAGGATGTTGATCGGCTTGTTCGAGAGGAAGCTGCAGAAGCTCTTGGAAAGATTGGAGAATCGGCAGTAGAACCTCTCATTCAGGCTTTTAAGGATGAAGAGTGGTATGCTCGAGGGGAAGCAGCAAAGGCTCTTGGAAAGATTGGAGAATCGGCAGTAGAACCTCTCATTCAGGCTTTTAAGGATGAAGAGTGGTATGCTCGAGGGGAAGCAGCAAAGGCTCTTGGAAAGATTGGAGAATCGGCAGTAGAACCTCNNNNNNNNNNNNNNNNNNNNNNNNNNNNNNNNNNNNNNNNNNNNNNNNNNNNNNNNNNNNNNNNNNNNNNNNNNNNNNNNNNNNNNNNNNNNNNNNNNNNTCATTCAGGCTCTGAAAGATGAAAATTGGTATGCTCGAGAGGAAGCAGCAAAGGCTCTTGGAGAAATAAGAGATGAAAGAGCAGTAGAACCTCTTATTCAGGCTTTGCAGGATGAAAAGTGGGATGTTCGAAAGGAAGCAGCAAAGGCTCTTGGAGAAATAGGATGGAAGCCTAGAGATGATGCAGAGAAAGTTCGTTACTTAATGGCAAAGAGTGATTGGGGTGGTTGGAATGAATTAGTGAAAGTTGGAAAGCCAGCAGTAGAACCTCTTATTCAGGCTTTGAAGGATGGTGATCGGCTTGTTCGAGAGGAAGCAGCAAAGGCTCTTGGAAAGATAGGAGATGAAAGAGCGGTAGAACCACTAATTCAGGCTTTGAAGGATGAATACCATTATTACCCGGAGAGTGTTGGAATGGTAGTCTTGGAAAAGTACCCTGTCCGAGTAAAGGCAGCAGAAGCTCTTGGAAAGATAGGAGATGAAAGAGCAGTAGAACCACTAATTCAGGCTTTGAAGGATGAAGATTGGGATGTTCGAGAGGGAGCTGCAGAGGCTCTTGGAAAGATTGGAGAACCGGCGGTAGAACCTCTCATTCAGGCTCTGAAAGATGAAAATTGGTATGCTCGAGAGGAAGCAGCAAAGGCTCTTGGAGAAATAAGAGATGAAAGAGCAGTAGAACCTCTTATTCAGGCTCTGAAGGATAAATATAGCAATGTTCGGAAAGTTGCAGAAGAGGCGTTAGAGAAGATTCAAAAAGGCAAGGGAAAATAATCCGTAGAGAAGCGACCAACAGCGTAACACGGTGTAAAAGACTGCGCTTCGCTCATTCAAATTTGCCTTCGGCAAACTTCTTTTACACCGATACCATTAGTCGAAATTTGAACTATCAATTTTCCGTGTTTTCCAATACCTTCCAGTGAAGTTTAATACTAAGGTATTTTAAACCGCTATCAAACACTCTGCAAAACAGGTGAAAAAAGATGTCTTTGAATACTATGAATAAATATATTTTATTTACAATGGAGTATTAACCATGGACCCAATTTTTTTTATCTGGTTTGGGATATGCTTCATATGCTACATACTCCGTACTTCATTTCACGTATTAGACAATAAAAAAAGTAATTTAGTGAAAAGCAAAAAACTACCTGCCATAATGTCAGTTACAATGTTTTTCCTATGGTTTTCATGGTTTCCCATGTCTTTTTTTGATCCAATCAAAATGAATATTTCTTTGGCAAAATACTTCGGATTTATACTGTTCTTAGCGGGATTTGCCCTTGTTATACTATCGCACCTAAAAATAGCGGGATTTGTTAGTGATGAACTAATCACAACTGGCATATACTCGAAGATAAGGCATCCGATGTATTTAGGGTTTATACTCTGGATTGTTGGTTTTCCCATGTTCATGCAGAGCCTTATCACTCTTGCATCATCGATTATATGGATGCCACAGATTATGTACTGGAAAACATCAGAAGAAAGAAAGTTGGAGAAGAAATACAAGGGTTATAAAGAATACAAAAAGAGGACGTGGTTTTAGAGGGTAAGCATACAAATAAATCATTTATTAGAAAACGTGAACATTTATTAGAAAACGTGAACTCAAAATGTCTTTACAATTTTGATACTCTTTTGTAGTCTAACACGGTTTATGCTGTTCTCAGCATCGGTGCAACATCCAAAGATTTAGAACCTTCAACAGCAAGCAAGCCACGTATCGCTTCTATATCTGCCTCGACCACCATTGGCTTGCCACAAACGCCTATCACCTCTTCGGGATCCTTCAATAGATGCCCCGTGGTGACGCAAACAACGCGCTCGTCCGGCTGGATCACACCTTCCCCCCTCAATTTTTTGAGACCTGCGATGGATGCTGCGCTGGCAGGCTCCACACCGATGCCCTCAAGGCGGGCGAGACTTTTTTGCGCCTCGATGATTTCGTCGTCTGATACCTTTTCGGCTATACCACCCGAATTGTATATCGCACGAAGCGCTTTCGGCGCGTTCACCGGATCGCCGATTCTTATGGCAGAGGCAATGGTCTCCGGATGTTTCTCAGGTACGATTTTCCTGGCGCCTTTACTAAAAGCATCAACGATGGGACGCGCTCCCTCCGCTTGAATGCCCGTCATCCTGGGAATTTCCTCGATGATGTCGAATCGCTTGAACTCTGAGAAGCCCTTGTAGATGGCGGAAATGTTGCCAGCATTGCCAACCGGAAGGACGACCCTATCCGGCGATTTCCAGCCCAGTTGATCTATGATTTCAAAGCCGATGGTCTTCTGTCCCTCCAGTCGGAAAGGATTGATTGAGTTAAGCAGATAAAATTCCCTTTGCTCGCATAATTCGCGCACCAGCCTAAACGCATCGTCGAAGTTGCCCCTGATGGTGATCACCTTAGCTCCATGCATCAGTGCCTGGGCTACCTTGCCCATGGCGACCTTGCCCTCCGGCAGCAGCACAACGGCAGAAATGCCTGCTTTTGCGGCATAGATTGCCAGGGATGCAGAAGTATTGCCGGTGGATGCACATGCGACCGTCTTCATGCCCAGTTCGATTGCCTTCGACACGCCGACGGTCATCCCCCTGTCCTTGAACGAGCCCGTTGGATTCAGCCCCTCATTTTTGACGTATAATTCACGAATGCCGATTTTTTTCGCAAGCCTGTCGCATTTGTAAAGCGGAGTTCCCCCCTCTTTTATGGTTACGGGCTCCATCTTGATAGGCAGAAGCGAGGCATATTTCCATACGGATGGTGGTTGCTTTAGCTTTTGAACCCTGAGGTCGATCTTTGAATAATCGTATATGACGTCCAGGAGTCCACCACATCTCTGGCATGTATATATGACTTCTGTATCAGAGTATTGGGCTTTACATTCGATGCATTCTAGTAACATCTTAAATTTCACCTGAGTTGTTTTTTAACCAATTCTATACCTTGCTTCATGGCCTGATCCAGCTTTGCTACATCTGGACCGCCGCCCTGTGCAAGTTGCGACGTCCCTCCTCCGCTACCGCCTATCTCTTTACACACCTCTCTTACGATAGAGTCAGCATGGATGCCTCGTTCTATTGCATGATTACCTGAAGCATCACATATATATGCCCTGTTCGAATCAGCAGTCCCAAGAATAACAACGATGTCTGGATGTTTCTCTGTCAAATGCGATGCAACTTCCCTCAGTTCCTCGGCATCAGCACCCGGCAGAGTTTTCGAAATTATGCTGATATCACCACCGATCAACTTTAGATCCTTGATTAAATCTGACTCTCTGGACTTTGCCAACTCCTCTTTCAATCTGGCCTTCTCCTTTTGGAGTTCTTTCCACTCCCTGAAAAACTTATTGGCAGTCTTTGGAATGTCATCTGGGGAGACTCCCCAAAGATCGGACAGCTCTCTTAAAATTGATGCCTGACGCTGTATTTCCTTAATCGCACGCTCTCCGGAAACGTATTCCAATCGAACCACGCCATCCTGTATTCTTTCTGAGTTTATGATCTTGATGAGTCCCACCTGCGAGGTACTCTTCACATAGGTCCCCCCGCAGGCTTCGACATCATATTTGCCGATGGCGACGATTCTCAACCTCTTTCCGGGAACTGCGCCGCCCTGATAGATCCTCATGCCATGCTTGCTTTCGGCTTCGTTCCTCGGCATTTCCTTGATCAGAATTGGGACGTCTTCCATCACGACATCATTGGCTACTTTCTCTATTTCCTGGATTTGTTCAAAGCTCAATGATTTGTAGTGGGTGATATCCAATCTGGCTTTTTCCAACGTTTTTTCCGCGCCTGCCTGCCATATGTGATCTCCCAGAACCTTCCGAGCAGCGTAATTAACGATGTGCGTGGCAGTATGATGCTCTGATAAGATTTTTCGCACCTCCCAATCTATTATGCCACGAACCTGATCCCCTTGAATGGGCTTCTCTAAAACATGGATGACGACTCCATTATCCTTGATTACATCAAAAACCTTTACGCCGTTGATCGTTCCGGTGTCATGTGCCTGTCCGCCACTCGTCGGGTAGAAAAGCGTTTGATCAAGCACTATCTTGGTCGGGGTAATTCTCTGCAGGACCTTTGCCTCAAACTCTCTCGAATCAGGCTCTTCCCAGAAAAGCAACTTTGTCTGGGGTATTCTTTCGAGGTCGTGACCGGATATTTCCCTTTTTTGCTCGGACTTTTCATGCAACATCTGCACCCTCAAATAAAAATCATCTGGTATTACGATAGAGGAGTCAAACTCTTTCAGGGTATTGGGGGTTATACCCTGGGAATCGTATAATTTGACCAATTTTTCTATATCGAACTTCTCCTTTCGTCCGATCATTCTTTTTACCAGTTCCCTGTTTTTCTTGAGGGTCTCCTCATATCGCTTTTTCTCGACTTCCAATATATCAAATAGGCTTCCATAGTCTTTGAGTTCCGTAAACCATGCCCCAAACTCCGTGATATGGAGTTTGAATAACTGCTCCAGATCCACATCGAGACCGTATTCATCGATTAGAGACCAACACCGCCTTAAGAGGTTTCTGAGGTTATACCCCCCACCCACGTTGCTTGGCAGTGCGCCGTCATGTATTGCAACCAAAAGCGTTCTCGTATGATCTGCCAAAGCGTATAATGCCCTTACTTTGTATACCTCTCCTTTTAGCGTGGAAGGCTCAACGCCCACCTGTTTAGCTACAGCATTCCACGTAGAGCTTACATCGTCGATTTCCTCCACGTTCAGCAAACCCGCATATCTGGCGAATTTATTCCACAGCACCTTATCGGGAACGATGTCTGTCTTTTCATACAGGTAGCGCATAACCTTGGGGAATACCGTATCATAGGACATTGGCGTTCCCTGGGTAAACCAGGACCACCTCTCCAGTCCTGCCCCCATATCGATAACTTTTGTGGAGAGCTCCCTGTAATCGCCGTCTGGCAGCAATTGATATTGAATATAAACTTGATTGCCCAGCTCAAGACCCCTTGAGAAGAACTCTATGCATGGACCAAAATTCCCTCCGCCTGCCCAGACCTCTTCTTGGAAAAACAGTTCTTCGGAGGGGATTCCAAGTCCCCTTGTTAAAAACTCATGTATCTGGGTTATGCCCTCCTCTTTAAAATAGATGAATTTCTTCGGAGTGTTAAACACGTGTTGTCCGACCATTATAAAACCGGTGTAATGCCTGCCTGTGATTCCGACGCTGTCGATGTCCGGAAACCTGAGGCAAAACTGCGGCTCAAGAACTGCATCAGCTGGTGGAGCCACTTCCCCGGAGACCACGTAGGGCTGGAAGTCGTTGATACCGGCGGTCACGAAATAGAGCTGATCATACCATCTGCATACGACCGGATACCTGTCCAAAGGAACATAGCCCCATTTCTCAAAAGTATCCACGTATACATCCCAAGCTTCTTTATAGTCGAGCTTTTTGGTGATGCTCTGATCGATGAATCGGTAACCCCCGCTACATGCGGGTTCATCGCAGAAGTCTCTCGGATTCATGCTCCAGAAACCGCTGCCACACCTCTTGCACACGCTCCTGGAAAAACCCAATGAGCCTAAAGCTTCCACCGGGTAAAACTTCCCATAATTATTAAAGAATCGGGACTTCATTTCCTTTTTTAGCTCTTTATCGTTCATACCCATCTATCGCTCACATCAGAGGACAATATGCATTCATGTTCAAAAAAGTATTTGTCCTAAGATGTGATACCAGTGGATGATGAAAAAGGTGATCATTGTCGGCGCAGGTCCTGCCGGATTGTTCGCAGCCCTGGAGCTAATGGATAAAGCAGAAGTTCTTGTCATAGATAAGGGGAAAAACATAGAGGAGCGTTCTAATGGCGTCCAGGGGGTCGGAGGTGCCGGCGGCATATCAGACGGCAAGCTAAACCTTCATCCAAAAATAGGGGGAGATCTGACAGAGTTTGTTAGCGAAGAAAAAGCCTATGAACTGATCGATCGCGTAGATGAGACGTTCGTAAAGCATGGCGCCCCGGAGGGTAAGAGTTCTTCAGCTGAGGAGCTACTTCGAAGGGCAGCCTCCTCTGGCATTGAATTCCTTCCCATCAAGCAAAGACACATAGGGTCGGACAAATTACCTGCTTTGATCAACTCGATCAAAAGAGAATTGGAAAGGGGCGGAGTGAGATTTCTTTTGCAAACTAACGTCGAAGATGTCCTAATCTCAGATGACGGTGTAGAAGGCGTCTTGACTGAAAAGGAGAAGATCGAATCCAACTATGTCATCTTAGCTCCAGGCAGGGCAGGTTCACATTGGCTTGGTCATGTGATGAAAAAGCATGGGATCCCCCTCAAACATATGCCCATAGATATAGGCGTACGTGTAGAAGTGCCATCCAAGATCTATGAAGACATAACAGAGATCAACTGGGACCCAAAATTTAGAATGAGGGTGCCGACACATGATGACCTTGTCAGGACTTTCTGCACCTCACCGTATGGTTTCGTGGTACAAGATCCCTATGGGAATGCAGTCGGCGTCAACGGACATTCGATGAGGCATAAAAGATCAAATAACACGAACTTTGCCTTTCTCGTGAGGATTGGTCTGACCGAGCCCGTGGAAGATACAACAGCATACGGATATTCGATAGCACAGCTCGCTACGACGATAGGAGGTGGAAAACCGCTCCTACAGAGGCTGGGCGACCTAAAGAGGGGAAGAAGGTCGACATGGGACAGGATTAAAAGAAGCTATGTTACGCCAACGCTGCAAGAGGTTACTCCAGGCGATATCTCCATGGTATTGCCTTACAGGATATTGACTGACATACTGGAGGGCCTCAATATGCTCGATCATGTAGTGCCAGGCGTAGCATCCGATTCCACATTACTCTATGCACCAGAGATCAAATTTTCTGCCATGCGCATAATCACAAAAGAGGGATTCAAGACGTCCATCAAGGGATTATATGCAATAGGCGATGGAGCCGGTGTTAGCAGGAGCATAGTGAGCGCAGCAGCTACTGGATTGATAGCGGCTGAGCACTTAATTGCAAATCTTTAGCCCTTTAGCCTTGCAAATCTTTAGCCCTTTAGCCGAACAAGGCACTAAGACCTTCCATCCCCGTCTCTTCTGCCTCTTCCTTCTTCTTTTCCTCTTTCTTTTCCTCTGCTACTGATGCGGCGGCTTCTGCATGTGTAGTCGCTGCTGGAGCTTGCACAGGCGTGAAAGCTGCTTGGGAGATTGCCTCCTCTATATTAACTCCCTCAAGTGCAGCTATAAGAGCTTTTACCCGCGAGGGATCGGCATCGATTCCAGCTGCTTTTAGCACTGCATTTACGTCTTTTTCTGTGATATTTTTTCCAGAATTATGCAACAATAGGGCAGCATATACGTATTCCATATCAAACACCTTTCTTTTCTATCAACTTAGATAATGAAGTCACTTGTGCGTACGCTTTATAGATAATACTTTCCATAACGTCTGGTTCAAAGATCGTTGCTTTTATAGCAAGATTTCTCGCACCAGTAGATGCTTTCGATAGCAACGCATGGATAGTCGCTTTGTTTGGATATCCTAGGCTGATTGCTAGATTAAAAGCATTTTGTACTGCTGACGTGAAATCTGAAAAGTATTTGAGCTCATCGATTGCAAGAACTTCATAGATAATGCCATTCTCATAGGCGGCACGTAGATCCAAACCAACTTCCATCGGATGTATCTCCAATCGTCTGAGCATTTCCGCTAGTTTGGGAGATATGGGCTCACCTTTTTTAGCTACAATTTTTGTCTCCCTAATTACCACTTTACCGCCCTCAATAGCAGCGGATATGCCGGCGTTTTGCAGCTCACCCACGATAGGACCTGGTTTAAAGGAAGTGGGACCCTTCTCAACTAGGATGTCTTTTGGTGGGAGATCCCCGGGCTTTGCCGGCGATGGTAACTTACTCTTCTCAATCAGCCTATATAATTTGAAGGGATCTATCTCAGAGAAAATGAGTGCCGTCTGATCTTCAATGAAATTACCCATGGGACGGATTTTTTTATCAGACTCTTCCAGCGCGCGTTTGATGAGCGTATTTCTTGACATTTTCAGGATTGCTGTTCCACGTAAATCCCTCCTCATGGATTGCAATTGTTTGGCTGGCATGCCCCTCATGCCAACCAGTCCTACCATGGAGTGGGCCTGTATGTTTTGCTTGATGCCCTCGATTTCTTCTTTCTTCCATTCTTTCATTCAAAGCACCCTTACAGAAGGTCCCATCGTAGTTTTCACATATATCGAACGAATTTTTTGTTTTTCTACCTTTGCCTCAAGTCTTTTAATGACCGTTTCGATGTTCGCTGCAATCTCCTCAGGAGCCATGCTCTCGCACCCAACGATCGTATGGAATGTCACTTTATCCTTGGACCTTATCTTGACGGTCTTTCGTAACCGTTCTATGGGTTTAGCGACATCAGACCCCGGCGGGATTGGACTTGGCATATTCCCCCTAGGGCCAAGCACCGGACCCAAGCTTTTACCAATGGAGGGCATCAAAGACGCTTCTGCAATAAAGAAGTCATGCTCATTGGCAAGGGTCTTGGCCTGCGTTTTGTTCTCTCCGAGCACAGTGATTTGTTCTGGTGAGATTATTAAATCTGCACCTGCTTTTTTTGCATTCACTGCAAGTTCACCAGATGCAAAAACCGCAATCTTCACTGGCCTGCCCAGACCATTTGGCAGAATGATCTCCTCCTCAATCCTGTTTTGAGGCTGGCTCATATCTATGTTTCGCAAGTTAATTGCCAGATCAATGCTCTCGGTAAAATTTCTTTTTACTGGTCTCTCTAGGGCTTTTTGAACAGCCTTTAATATATCCCTCTGTGCCATTTCATCCCTCCGTAGTGTATGCGACCGATCGGTCTACTACGGTGTTGGGTTTCAAAGTTATCCCAACCTATACTTTAATCTATCGGTGAATAGCCCCAGTAATCTCTCAAAAGATGGTTTTTGTAGATTGAAGATCGAGGAGGGGATGGTAAGGGATTCAAAATTCTTCTGGAGGTGATAGGATCACAAGATTACAAAATAGAGAGAAAAGGAAAAATACGGTAAAAGAAGAGCAATCATAAAGCCCTTAACCTACAAGAAGATTATCATACTTTCCTTTGTCAATATCTCGGATTACTTCTTTGGCTTTTTGACCCCCCACAGTGACTCCCATTGATAGACATGTTCCGAGTGCTTCCTTAACGGTATTTTTCAAGGTAAGCGAAAGCATAGAATCTTGTTTCATTTTAGCAATGCGCATAACCTTCTCCAAAGAGAGGTCCCCCACGAAATCTGTTCCCGGCGCGCCAGACCCTTTCTGGATGGCAAGTTCTTGCATGATTAAAGTCGACGTGGGCGGTGTTCCCACCTCTATGGACACGTTCTTTTTAGCATCTA from Methanocellales archaeon includes the following:
- a CDS encoding 50S ribosomal protein L10, whose product is MKEWKKEEIEGIKQNIQAHSMVGLVGMRGMPAKQLQSMRRDLRGTAILKMSRNTLIKRALEESDKKIRPMGNFIEDQTALIFSEIDPFKLYRLIEKSKLPSPAKPGDLPPKDILVEKGPTSFKPGPIVGELQNAGISAAIEGGKVVIRETKIVAKKGEPISPKLAEMLRRLEIHPMEVGLDLRAAYENGIIYEVLAIDELKYFSDFTSAVQNAFNLAISLGYPNKATIHALLSKASTGARNLAIKATIFEPDVMESIIYKAYAQVTSLSKLIEKKGV
- a CDS encoding 50S ribosomal protein L1, which translates into the protein MAQRDILKAVQKALERPVKRNFTESIDLAINLRNIDMSQPQNRIEEEIILPNGLGRPVKIAVFASGELAVNAKKAGADLIISPEQITVLGENKTQAKTLANEHDFFIAEASLMPSIGKSLGPVLGPRGNMPSPIPPGSDVAKPIERLRKTVKIRSKDKVTFHTIVGCESMAPEEIAANIETVIKRLEAKVEKQKIRSIYVKTTMGPSVRVL
- a CDS encoding 50S ribosomal protein L11, which produces MVEVIEVLVPGGNANPGPPLGPSLGPLGINIKQVVDEINEKTKEFNGMQVPVKLTVDAKKNVSIEVGTPPTSTLIMQELAIQKGSGAPGTDFVGDLSLEKVMRIAKMKQDSMLSLTLKNTVKEALGTCLSMGVTVGGQKAKEVIRDIDKGKYDNLLVG